CCACCTCAACGACGACGAGATCGCCATTCGTGCTGTGGACCCCGCCAACGTGGGCATGGTCGACCTGACGCTCTCTGCCGACGCCTTCGAATCCTACGAGGCCGACGGCGGCGTCATCGGCGTCAATCTCTCCCGACTGCAGGACATCGCGGGCATGGCCGGCACTGACGATCTCGTCCACCTCGAACTCGACGAGGAGACTCGCAAGCTCCACATCTCCACCGATGGTCTCGAATACACGCTCGCGCTCATCGACCCCGACTCCATCCGGCAGGAACCCGACATCCCGGACCTCGACCTCCCCGCGAAGATCGTCCTCGAAGGCCGCGACATCAATCGCGCCGTGAAGGCCGCCGACATGGTCTCCGATCATATCGCGCTCGGCGTCGAGGAGGAAGACGAACAGTTCTACGTCGATGCCGAAGGCGATACTGATGATGTGCACTTCGAATTGGACCAAGAGGACCTCATCGACCTCACCGTGGGACCGGCCCACTCGCTGTTCAGCCTCGACTACCTCAAGGACATGAACAAGGCCATCCCCGGCGACGCCGAGGTCACCATCGATCTGGGCGAGGAGTTCCCCGTCAAACTCCACTTCGACGTCGCCGAAGCCGAGGGGAGCGTCACCTACATGCTCGCGCCCCGCATCCAGAGCGACTAGACACAACCCACTTTTTTACTCCTCGGGTCGGCTCACTCCGTTCGCCGACCACTCGTCGCAAAAACCTGGACTAAAAACACCCGCTCGTTCGTCTTCGACTCACTCGCGGTGAACCACGCTTACGTCCGTTCGCACGGACGTATCCACCACCGTAACCACCGAGCCGCACAGCACCGCCGAAGCCCTCGGCGCGCTCCCTGCGGTCGCGTGTTCGCTCCGCTCACACCGGTGCGCCTCACCCTTCACCCGCCAGGACCGCACAGTACCGCTACCGCGGCCGTACCGCCACGCAGCCGCGGCCGCCGCAGCACCGCGACCGACACGTTCACTTTCACTCCGCTTGCCGCGCATTGATGAACGTCGGCCACGGAGGGTGGATGCGTCACACGCTTTGGCGGCTCTCCACCGCCGTTTCCAGCAAGACCTATACCGAAGAGCGACGCACTCGGCGTATGCTCGGTCTCGACGACATCCGCGAGGCACGCGAGCGCGTCGAAAGCGTCGCCCGCCACACACCGCTCGAACACTCTCACTCGTTTTCCGACCTCTCGGGCGCTGCCGTCCACCCCAAACTCGAAGTGTTCCAGCGCACCGGTTCGTTCAAGATCCGTGGCGCGAGCAATCGCATCGCCACCCTCACCGACGACGAGCAGGCCGCGGGTGTCGTGACCGCGAGCGCGGGCAATCACGCCCAAGGTGTCGCACTCGCGGCCACGCGCGCGGACGTCGATAGCGTGGTCGTGATGCCCGAACACGCCCCGATTGCGAAGGTCAAAGCCACCCGGAGCTACGGCGCGGAGGTCGTCCTCCACGGTGAGGACTACGACGCGGCGCAGGCTCGCGCCCACGACATCGAAGCCGACGAAAATCGCACCTACGTCCACGCCTTCGACGACCCACGAGTGATGGCCGGCCAGGGAACCATCGGTCTTGAAATCGTCGAGGACCTTCCAACTGTCGAGACGGTCGTCGTCCCCATCGGTGGCGGCGGCCTCATCGCGGGCATCGCCACCGCCATCAAGGCGACAGCGCCCGATGCGCGGGTCGTGGGCGTCGAGGCCGAGGGCGCATCGAGCGTCGCCCAGTCGCTCGAAAAGGGCGCGGTGCAGGCAATCGACGGGGTCGACACCATCGCCGACGGCATCGCTACCCGTCGCGTGGGTGAGCAGACTTTTCCCATCATCGAAGAGCGCGTCGACGAGGTCGTGACGGTCTCGGACCCCGAGATCGCCGTCGCCATCACGACGCTGCTCGAACGCTCGAAGACACTCATCGAGGGTGCGGGTGCGGTGCCGATGGCCGCCATCCTCGCCGAGGCGTTCGAGTACAGCGACGACGAGGTCATCGTCCCGGTGCTCTGTGGCGGCAACATCGACCTCAACATGCTGCGGACGGTGATCATGCGCGGGCTGGTCGAGTCGGGCCGGTATCTCCGATTCCGGACGACGCTCGCAGACCGTCCGGGGTCGCTCGAACGCTTACTGGAGATCATCGCCGACGAGCGCGCGAACATCTACGCCATCCAGCACGACCGCACCTCGCGAGACAGCGGCATGACCGCGACCGAAGTCGAAATCGACCTCGAAACCCGTGGCGAGGAGCACGTCGCCGACCTGCTCGACGAACTCGAAGCCAACGGCTACGCGCCCGAGGTGCTCGTCTGAGTGGAAAGGGGTTTGAGGACGCCCGCCATCGGGTTGATCGTATGTCCGACATCATCGAGACCGACGACGCGGCCGCGGCGGTCGGCGCGTACAGCCAGGCCGTTGCGACCGACTCGCTCGTCTTTACTGCCGGCCAGATCCCGTTCACGCCCGACGGTGACTCGCGGGCCGACGCCTCGATCGCCGAGCAGACCGAACTCGTCCTCGACAACGTCGAGAACGTGCTCGCCGAGGCCGGTTGCGAGCTGAGCGACGTGGTGAAGACGACGATATTCCTCGCCGACATCGACGACTTCGACG
This region of Halococcus sediminicola genomic DNA includes:
- a CDS encoding DNA polymerase sliding clamp, with protein sequence MFNAIVSAGTLRTALDSVSVLVEECKLHLNDDEIAIRAVDPANVGMVDLTLSADAFESYEADGGVIGVNLSRLQDIAGMAGTDDLVHLELDEETRKLHISTDGLEYTLALIDPDSIRQEPDIPDLDLPAKIVLEGRDINRAVKAADMVSDHIALGVEEEDEQFYVDAEGDTDDVHFELDQEDLIDLTVGPAHSLFSLDYLKDMNKAIPGDAEVTIDLGEEFPVKLHFDVAEAEGSVTYMLAPRIQSD
- the ilvA gene encoding threonine ammonia-lyase yields the protein MLGLDDIREARERVESVARHTPLEHSHSFSDLSGAAVHPKLEVFQRTGSFKIRGASNRIATLTDDEQAAGVVTASAGNHAQGVALAATRADVDSVVVMPEHAPIAKVKATRSYGAEVVLHGEDYDAAQARAHDIEADENRTYVHAFDDPRVMAGQGTIGLEIVEDLPTVETVVVPIGGGGLIAGIATAIKATAPDARVVGVEAEGASSVAQSLEKGAVQAIDGVDTIADGIATRRVGEQTFPIIEERVDEVVTVSDPEIAVAITTLLERSKTLIEGAGAVPMAAILAEAFEYSDDEVIVPVLCGGNIDLNMLRTVIMRGLVESGRYLRFRTTLADRPGSLERLLEIIADERANIYAIQHDRTSRDSGMTATEVEIDLETRGEEHVADLLDELEANGYAPEVLV
- a CDS encoding Rid family detoxifying hydrolase; translation: MSDIIETDDAAAAVGAYSQAVATDSLVFTAGQIPFTPDGDSRADASIAEQTELVLDNVENVLAEAGCELSDVVKTTIFLADIDDFDEMNETYADHFDEEPPARSAVQAGALPKGVGVEIEVIAAK